A single window of Bombus affinis isolate iyBomAffi1 chromosome 15, iyBomAffi1.2, whole genome shotgun sequence DNA harbors:
- the LOC126924943 gene encoding phenoloxidase-activating factor 2-like isoform X2, producing the protein MIDIRYRRCTGDLEVCCHLRNVTVTTTTMKPTTTTTTTTTTMKPTTTTMKTITTTKATTTSTLPPVIFPTTNPQPVPICVCVLVTQCDANGIIGYGGEGVINPRVQYIQCPSSNMVCCRPTSVIQYPVVTNPPVVSPQICVLCGNAIQCNNGIVIPVNVGIVNPVVTYNQQTCPVPTSCCQGINTGYGNGIPVAIGPIRNPGTSQACYCMKSWLCTPGNSVSTDGAGAIDPRFSVCGNTDEICCRASSTINVARNRGLDGLGESVINGEASFSQPGCGIQNKTYAAAQPYPVDTGKTYFAEFPWMVALLTIQSDGKYLFQCGGSMITKSAVLTAAHCVTNLGNGRPIARFGQWDLENQAGDQPLPFQDVNIKAIITHPQFYSAALYNDIAVVILSGPVKLNVNVAPICMPQQGLIFPAGTRCIGTGWGKNSFGGTYQTELRKVELPLVDRTDCQNRLRTTRLGTYFQLHSSFVCAGGEANRDTCRGDGGGPLVCPTATGQYFQAGIVSWGIGCGSSNIPAVYTNVAQYSQWIGQQLATYGA; encoded by the exons ATGATcgacattcg ATACCGAAGATGCACCGGAGACTTGGAAGTGTGTTGTCATCTACGGAACGTAACAGTCACCACCACTACTATGAAACCTACTACAactacaacaacaacaacaacaacaatgaaacctactactactactatgaAGACAATTACCACTACGAAGGCAACGACCACCTCGACTCTCCCGCCGGTGATTTTTCCAACCACAAACCCTCAACCTGTCCCAATCTGTGTCTGCGTGCTTGTAACTCAATGTGATGCAAACGGAATCATCGGCTATGGTGGAGAAGGCGTAATCAATCCTCGTGTGCAATATATTCAGTGTCCCAGCAGCAACATGGTATGCTGCAGACCGACCAGCGTGATCCAGTATCCTGTAGTAACCAATCCTCCGGTTGTCTCTCCACAAATTtgtgtattatgtggaaatgcAATCCAGTGTAACAACGGCATCGTGATTCCAGTAAACGTCGGGATCGTGAATCCTGTGGTGACTTACAATCAACAGACGTGTCCTGTGCCTACTTCTTGCTGTCAGGGGATAAATACAGGCTATGGAAATGGGATTCCAGTGGCAATCGGGCCCATTAGAAATCCTGGGACTTCTCAGGCTTGTTATTGTATGAAAAGTTGGTTATGCACGCCAGGAAACTCTGTCAGTACAGATGGAGCTGGTGCCATCGATCCAAGGTTCTCCGTGTGTGGAAACACGGACGAAATTTGTTGTCGAGCCTCTTCTACGATCAATGTAGCAAGAAATCGCGGTTTAGATGGATTAGGAGAGAGTGTCATAAATGGTGAAGCGTCCTTTTCGCAACCTGGGTGTGGTATTCAGAATAAAACGTACGCGGCAG CTCAACCTTACCCTGTGGACACTGGAAAAACGTATTTCGCCGAGTTTCCGTGGATGGTAGCTCTGTTAACAATACAATCAGATGGTAAATATCTATTCCAATGCGGAGGATCTATGATTACCAAGAGCGCTGTCCTTACGGCTGCGCATTGTGTTACCAA TTTAGGAAATGGTAGACCGATAGCGCGTTTTGGTCAATGGGATCTGGAAAATCAAGCTGGCGACCAACCATTACCCTTTCAAGACGTAAACATAAAAGCCATAATAACCCATCCCCAATTCTATAGTGCTGCTCTATACAACGACATAGCAGTCGTCATTTTAAGCGGACCGGTGAAATTGAATGTCAACGTTGCCCCTATTTGTATGCCGCAGCAGGGATTAATATTTCCTGCTGGTACTAGGTGTATCGGCACAGGTTGGGGAAAGAACTCGTTCG GTGGAACGTATCAAACTGAGTTAAGGAAAGTAGAACTTCCTCTGGTGGACAGAACCGATTGTCAAAATCGTCTTCGAACGACGAGACTAGGAACGTATTTTCAGCTACATAGCTCCTTTGTTTGTGCTGGAGGAGAAGCAAATAGGGATACGTGCCGTGGAGACGGCGGTGGACCTCTTGTGTGTCCTACAGCCACGGGACAATACTTTCAG GCTGGTATAGTGTCTTGGGGAATCGGTTGCGGATCATCAAATATTCCCGCCGTTTACACGAATGTAGCGCAATACTCGCAATGGATCGGTCAACAATTGGCAACTTACGGGgcgtaa
- the LOC126924943 gene encoding serine protease 7-like isoform X1, whose translation MLRPFVLVYFITIFLMISKIISSNKSNEEVRKVDRTFHSASSPLFFFHLLKLKKKIQKIENVPTTPPTADCICVPYYLCDANRTIITENIGMIDIRYRRCTGDLEVCCHLRNVTVTTTTMKPTTTTTTTTTTMKPTTTTMKTITTTKATTTSTLPPVIFPTTNPQPVPICVCVLVTQCDANGIIGYGGEGVINPRVQYIQCPSSNMVCCRPTSVIQYPVVTNPPVVSPQICVLCGNAIQCNNGIVIPVNVGIVNPVVTYNQQTCPVPTSCCQGINTGYGNGIPVAIGPIRNPGTSQACYCMKSWLCTPGNSVSTDGAGAIDPRFSVCGNTDEICCRASSTINVARNRGLDGLGESVINGEASFSQPGCGIQNKTYAAAQPYPVDTGKTYFAEFPWMVALLTIQSDGKYLFQCGGSMITKSAVLTAAHCVTNLGNGRPIARFGQWDLENQAGDQPLPFQDVNIKAIITHPQFYSAALYNDIAVVILSGPVKLNVNVAPICMPQQGLIFPAGTRCIGTGWGKNSFGGTYQTELRKVELPLVDRTDCQNRLRTTRLGTYFQLHSSFVCAGGEANRDTCRGDGGGPLVCPTATGQYFQAGIVSWGIGCGSSNIPAVYTNVAQYSQWIGQQLATYGA comes from the exons ATGCTGCGGCCTTTTGTGCTAGTTTACTTTATCACGATCTTCTTGATGATTTCAAAAATAATATCTTCTAACAAATCGAACGAAGAGGTGAGAAAAGTGGACAGAACGTTTCACAGTGCCTCGTcacctttatttttttttcatctACTCAAACTGAAGAAAAAGATCCAGAAGATAGAGAATGTGCCAACCACCCCGCCAACCGCAGACTGCATTTGCGTTCCTTACTACCTATGTGACGCTAATCGTACCATAATTACAGAAAACATTGGAATGATcgacattcg ATACCGAAGATGCACCGGAGACTTGGAAGTGTGTTGTCATCTACGGAACGTAACAGTCACCACCACTACTATGAAACCTACTACAactacaacaacaacaacaacaacaatgaaacctactactactactatgaAGACAATTACCACTACGAAGGCAACGACCACCTCGACTCTCCCGCCGGTGATTTTTCCAACCACAAACCCTCAACCTGTCCCAATCTGTGTCTGCGTGCTTGTAACTCAATGTGATGCAAACGGAATCATCGGCTATGGTGGAGAAGGCGTAATCAATCCTCGTGTGCAATATATTCAGTGTCCCAGCAGCAACATGGTATGCTGCAGACCGACCAGCGTGATCCAGTATCCTGTAGTAACCAATCCTCCGGTTGTCTCTCCACAAATTtgtgtattatgtggaaatgcAATCCAGTGTAACAACGGCATCGTGATTCCAGTAAACGTCGGGATCGTGAATCCTGTGGTGACTTACAATCAACAGACGTGTCCTGTGCCTACTTCTTGCTGTCAGGGGATAAATACAGGCTATGGAAATGGGATTCCAGTGGCAATCGGGCCCATTAGAAATCCTGGGACTTCTCAGGCTTGTTATTGTATGAAAAGTTGGTTATGCACGCCAGGAAACTCTGTCAGTACAGATGGAGCTGGTGCCATCGATCCAAGGTTCTCCGTGTGTGGAAACACGGACGAAATTTGTTGTCGAGCCTCTTCTACGATCAATGTAGCAAGAAATCGCGGTTTAGATGGATTAGGAGAGAGTGTCATAAATGGTGAAGCGTCCTTTTCGCAACCTGGGTGTGGTATTCAGAATAAAACGTACGCGGCAG CTCAACCTTACCCTGTGGACACTGGAAAAACGTATTTCGCCGAGTTTCCGTGGATGGTAGCTCTGTTAACAATACAATCAGATGGTAAATATCTATTCCAATGCGGAGGATCTATGATTACCAAGAGCGCTGTCCTTACGGCTGCGCATTGTGTTACCAA TTTAGGAAATGGTAGACCGATAGCGCGTTTTGGTCAATGGGATCTGGAAAATCAAGCTGGCGACCAACCATTACCCTTTCAAGACGTAAACATAAAAGCCATAATAACCCATCCCCAATTCTATAGTGCTGCTCTATACAACGACATAGCAGTCGTCATTTTAAGCGGACCGGTGAAATTGAATGTCAACGTTGCCCCTATTTGTATGCCGCAGCAGGGATTAATATTTCCTGCTGGTACTAGGTGTATCGGCACAGGTTGGGGAAAGAACTCGTTCG GTGGAACGTATCAAACTGAGTTAAGGAAAGTAGAACTTCCTCTGGTGGACAGAACCGATTGTCAAAATCGTCTTCGAACGACGAGACTAGGAACGTATTTTCAGCTACATAGCTCCTTTGTTTGTGCTGGAGGAGAAGCAAATAGGGATACGTGCCGTGGAGACGGCGGTGGACCTCTTGTGTGTCCTACAGCCACGGGACAATACTTTCAG GCTGGTATAGTGTCTTGGGGAATCGGTTGCGGATCATCAAATATTCCCGCCGTTTACACGAATGTAGCGCAATACTCGCAATGGATCGGTCAACAATTGGCAACTTACGGGgcgtaa